In Acinetobacter sp. WCHAc010034, a genomic segment contains:
- a CDS encoding NAD(P)H-binding protein, with amino-acid sequence MIKFIENAIVIGATGLVGRELVRQLSRNENCANITAVVRKRDEEFNQLEKVQQFELDDFLLLNEQDVSGYTHAFSCLGTTMKQAGSKEKFYNTDFTINAHFAELLESMETHFILLSALGADAKSPFFYNRVKGELEYYVKSLSLYRTSIIRPSLLLGQRQQQRTLEDAVQTLYQRFSHLVPDSFKYKPVTAAQVAHTMVDAAAAQTEKFQIYDNLRIQKTD; translated from the coding sequence ATGATTAAATTTATAGAAAATGCAATTGTAATTGGGGCAACCGGATTAGTCGGCAGGGAATTGGTTCGCCAGCTGAGCCGGAATGAAAATTGTGCCAATATTACCGCCGTGGTCAGGAAGCGTGATGAAGAATTTAACCAGCTGGAAAAAGTCCAGCAATTTGAGCTGGACGATTTCCTGCTGCTGAATGAGCAGGATGTCAGCGGCTATACCCATGCCTTCAGCTGTTTGGGCACCACCATGAAGCAGGCGGGTTCAAAAGAAAAATTTTATAATACCGATTTCACTATCAATGCGCATTTTGCGGAATTGCTGGAAAGCATGGAAACGCACTTTATTTTGCTCAGCGCTTTAGGGGCAGACGCTAAATCGCCGTTTTTTTACAACCGGGTTAAAGGCGAGCTGGAATATTATGTGAAAAGCCTGTCCTTGTACCGGACATCAATTATCCGGCCCTCCCTGCTGCTGGGGCAGCGCCAGCAGCAGAGAACGCTGGAGGACGCCGTGCAGACGCTGTACCAGCGCTTTTCGCATTTGGTGCCGGACAGTTTTAAATATAAGCCAGTGACAGCAGCCCAAGTGGCTCATACTATGGTCGATGCAGCGGCTGCGCAAACTGAAAAATTTCAGATTTATGATAATTTACGCATACAAAAAACCGATTGA
- a CDS encoding TPR end-of-group domain-containing protein, whose translation MSFTVQEVAQLLKQAKENEKPYVFFTGAGCSVRADVPTATEFIQEICKKFPIQVKNIDPEKDKYNYGKYMSALDKSERRELLKPHIIDNKKINWAHIALACLMQGGYIQRVLTFNFDSILSRACNLLGLHPSIYDFATANPHLYHLINDPSIVHLHGQGTGFVQLNTQEETLKHTEQLGDFIASTLNSNPSLFIGYSGNADEFFPLLEKKYSEQHRLIWTGRKENIDLLEVEPVKGFLKKNNNLTHYIGSIDADDFLIQLAKELEYFPPELFSNPYRFLDQQLENIQPYPLGDGLDILENLTGYLKEQAEKPLNKSLYTAVIHKYPNKESTKGLTEKAINDIMWAYDQQAHYLKSQDKFEESHKVYDQALAISARHYGCLHNYALSLATYANIKSDQTLFEKAFDLNEQAFKLQPSNADNLGNYALALSNLARINQDELLFEKAFEQFQMTLKILPNHAGYLNNYGVVLADLAKLKNDENLFNNAFEQYQSALKIQPNHTYNLACYYSIKNNKELCKENLLHAVDHNTLPSSEHLNEDKDLDNVRTEQWFIDLLERLKEKEQKDEAA comes from the coding sequence ATGAGCTTTACAGTACAAGAAGTCGCACAGCTTTTAAAACAAGCCAAAGAAAATGAAAAACCATATGTATTCTTTACAGGTGCTGGTTGCTCCGTGAGAGCAGATGTTCCAACCGCAACAGAATTCATTCAAGAGATTTGTAAAAAATTTCCAATCCAAGTCAAAAATATTGACCCTGAAAAAGACAAATATAATTATGGCAAATATATGTCTGCTTTAGATAAATCTGAGCGTAGGGAATTACTTAAGCCACATATTATAGACAATAAAAAAATCAATTGGGCGCATATTGCGCTCGCTTGTCTTATGCAAGGAGGATATATCCAACGTGTTCTAACATTTAATTTTGACAGCATACTGTCACGTGCTTGTAATCTGCTTGGCTTACACCCTTCGATTTATGATTTTGCAACCGCCAATCCACATCTTTATCATTTGATTAATGATCCGTCTATTGTTCACTTGCATGGGCAAGGTACAGGATTTGTTCAACTGAATACTCAAGAAGAAACACTAAAACATACCGAACAATTAGGTGATTTTATTGCTTCAACATTAAATTCCAATCCAAGTTTATTTATTGGTTATAGTGGAAACGCAGACGAATTTTTCCCCCTACTCGAGAAAAAATATTCAGAACAACATCGTTTAATTTGGACAGGAAGAAAAGAGAATATTGATCTACTTGAAGTAGAGCCAGTTAAAGGTTTTTTAAAAAAGAATAATAATTTAACACATTACATTGGTAGCATTGATGCTGATGACTTCTTAATCCAACTAGCAAAAGAACTTGAATATTTTCCACCAGAACTTTTTTCAAATCCTTATAGGTTCCTAGACCAACAACTTGAAAATATCCAACCTTACCCACTGGGAGATGGATTAGATATCCTTGAGAATTTGACTGGATATCTAAAAGAACAAGCTGAAAAGCCATTAAATAAAAGCTTATATACCGCTGTTATCCACAAATACCCAAATAAAGAATCAACAAAAGGACTTACTGAAAAAGCTATTAATGACATTATGTGGGCATATGACCAACAGGCTCACTACTTGAAGAGTCAAGATAAATTTGAGGAAAGCCATAAAGTTTATGATCAAGCTTTAGCAATATCAGCACGTCATTATGGTTGCCTACATAATTACGCATTAAGTTTAGCTACTTATGCAAATATCAAATCAGATCAAACTCTCTTTGAAAAAGCATTTGATCTTAATGAGCAAGCTTTTAAACTTCAACCTAGTAACGCTGATAATCTTGGTAACTATGCCCTTGCTCTTTCAAATTTAGCTAGAATCAATCAAGATGAACTTCTATTTGAAAAAGCCTTTGAGCAATTTCAAATGACTTTAAAAATACTACCGAATCATGCAGGCTATCTGAATAATTATGGTGTCGTACTTGCAGATTTGGCTAAATTAAAAAATGATGAAAACCTATTTAACAATGCTTTTGAGCAATATCAAAGTGCTTTAAAAATACAGCCTAATCATACTTACAATTTGGCATGTTACTACTCGATAAAGAATAATAAAGAACTCTGTAAAGAGAATCTTCTGCATGCCGTGGACCATAATACCCTCCCGTCAAGTGAACATCTAAATGAAGATAAAGACTTAGATAATGTAAGAACTGAACAATGGTTTATTGACCTCCTTGAACGCTTAAAAGAAAAAGAACAAAAGGACGAGGCTGCCTAA
- a CDS encoding LuxR C-terminal-related transcriptional regulator: protein MALEAILPVPVLVVEDEEIIQLRLRKILTDLGYANDVLLFAKNVKEAFAFLEQQPISLALIDLGLPDGNGIEIIEKIRVSDSNALILVISAWSTQESLFGAIKAGATGYVLKERDDAEVLLSIRSILRGGAPIDPFIAREILRQIAASEHEDTVIAPQSSEAEPSLLTAREKEILNLVAQGLSNREIAEQLFVSRYTVESHIKHIYRKLSVTKRTKAVSAARSLGIL from the coding sequence ATGGCATTGGAAGCAATTTTGCCGGTACCGGTTCTGGTGGTTGAGGATGAGGAAATTATCCAGCTCAGATTGCGGAAAATTTTAACTGATCTGGGCTATGCCAATGACGTCCTGCTTTTTGCTAAAAACGTAAAGGAAGCGTTTGCTTTTCTGGAACAGCAGCCTATCTCGCTGGCCCTGATTGACTTGGGGCTGCCGGACGGCAACGGTATTGAAATTATTGAAAAGATCCGCGTTTCGGACAGCAATGCGCTGATACTGGTGATTTCGGCATGGAGCACTCAGGAAAGCCTGTTTGGCGCCATTAAGGCCGGCGCGACCGGCTATGTGCTGAAAGAGCGCGATGACGCGGAGGTGCTGCTGTCAATCCGCAGCATTTTGCGTGGCGGCGCGCCGATTGACCCCTTTATTGCGCGTGAGATTCTCCGGCAGATTGCCGCCTCTGAGCATGAAGACACTGTTATTGCGCCGCAAAGTTCAGAGGCTGAACCCAGCCTGCTGACCGCGCGGGAAAAGGAAATACTGAATTTGGTTGCGCAGGGCCTGAGCAACCGTGAAATTGCGGAACAGCTGTTTGTTTCGCGCTATACAGTGGAAAGCCACATTAAGCATATTTACCGAAAACTGTCGGTTACCAAGCGGACAAAAGCGGTCAGCGCTGCGCGGTCACTGGGAATCCTGTAA
- the rpsT gene encoding 30S ribosomal protein S20: protein MANSAQAKKRARQNVKARKHNASLRSMVRTYIKRTVAAIAAGDYAVASEAYKTAVPVIDRMADKGIIHKNKAARHKSRLNAQVKALAAN, encoded by the coding sequence GTGGCAAACTCTGCTCAAGCTAAAAAACGTGCCCGTCAAAACGTTAAAGCACGTAAACACAACGCAAGCTTGCGTTCTATGGTTCGTACTTACATCAAACGTACAGTAGCTGCTATCGCTGCTGGTGACTATGCAGTTGCATCTGAAGCTTACAAAACAGCTGTTCCAGTAATCGACCGCATGGCTGATAAAGGCATCATCCATAAAAACAAAGCTGCTCGTCATAAGAGCCGCTTGAACGCGCAAGTTAAAGCTTTAGCTGCTAACTAA
- a CDS encoding glutathione S-transferase N-terminal domain-containing protein, translated as MLHHRIKVAQAFLSAIAEGGRGASGTPYPQQPEKALKLYEFEGSPFCRRVREVLTTLNLDYEVYPCPKGGQRYRQEMKQLGGKKQFPFLVDENTGDQLYESQAIIHHLFRHYGKTGTTPKKYARYPKIPVAAFAGTILNGARGVWVNKNILNREAPPQLLELWGFEASPYTRIVRGVLTELELPFKFHNAAKERWQDQGLAALRLKPGKYAPLAGGKRERILMVMGDNLQVPYLVDPNTGVSMFESAEIVKYLQQQYGK; from the coding sequence ATGCTGCATCATCGAATTAAAGTCGCGCAGGCTTTTCTTTCCGCAATTGCGGAGGGCGGGCGCGGCGCCAGCGGTACGCCTTATCCTCAGCAGCCGGAAAAAGCCTTAAAGCTGTATGAGTTTGAAGGATCGCCTTTTTGCCGCCGCGTGCGCGAAGTGCTGACCACATTGAACTTGGACTATGAGGTGTATCCTTGTCCCAAAGGCGGCCAGCGCTACCGTCAGGAAATGAAGCAGCTGGGCGGGAAAAAGCAGTTTCCTTTTTTAGTCGATGAAAATACCGGCGACCAGCTGTATGAGTCGCAGGCCATCATTCACCACCTGTTCAGGCATTACGGCAAAACCGGAACAACCCCGAAAAAGTATGCGCGCTATCCTAAAATACCTGTGGCGGCTTTTGCCGGAACAATTCTGAATGGCGCGCGCGGCGTTTGGGTGAATAAGAACATTTTAAACCGTGAAGCGCCGCCGCAGCTGCTTGAGCTGTGGGGCTTTGAAGCCAGCCCTTATACCCGCATTGTCCGCGGCGTACTGACAGAATTGGAGTTGCCGTTTAAATTTCACAATGCAGCCAAAGAGCGCTGGCAGGATCAGGGCTTGGCGGCGCTGCGCCTGAAGCCGGGCAAGTATGCGCCGCTGGCGGGCGGCAAGCGTGAACGGATTTTAATGGTTATGGGCGATAACCTGCAGGTGCCTTATCTGGTTGATCCGAATACCGGCGTCAGCATGTTTGAGTCGGCGGAAATTGTGAAATACCTCCAGCAGCAGTATGGAAAATAG
- a CDS encoding ATP-binding protein, translating into MRRWKYAWLIMFCCFASTFSYAFTSYDINDQCRVDLNSISKVKTDSNLQLPQAGWEAVKMLPDRWDMTWPDYSGGAWYKLEWTWQCKNDARLAEPIVFSLDYINSAGAVFLNGDMLWSDRHLQEPLSKSWNMPRLWVMPISGLENGSNEILIYVYGYAVQSAGIGKISFNNVMQANAAQQQKIWNTRTLFQINIILSGVLGIICLVIWLFRRSESSFGWFALSSLLWIFFTSHVLAAETAPFPNSLAASRANLCFFILYILCFCTYLLRFISVRKPKLERAMLLLTAVCILSIWSVSLGMMRPLFGTVFLFYCGVFLLVYLYLCWVSVKAKRSDYIFLAVCMTAIVFFAVFDVYRTYTGESHEIGPLSPYTSPLITLFIVVILGARLNKSIKQIEQFNDELSTKVQQVSLDLSSSLNDKHRLALFNARLQERIKLSHDLHDGLGASIVRSMILVDQCEKNIPNQQFLSMLKLLRDDLRQIIDSGSALDDKIPASPILWAAPVRHRFSQLMDELDIHAAWRFAPQWEAEPSALQCLNLIRVLEESLTNVLKHSQATHVQVRMDFTGPHQLELVIQDNGVGFDADCVKQNGMSIGMRSMKTRVERMGGQLNISSAKGETVIQAIINLKPS; encoded by the coding sequence ATGCGCCGGTGGAAATATGCATGGCTCATCATGTTCTGCTGTTTCGCCAGCACCTTCAGCTATGCATTTACTTCCTACGACATCAATGATCAATGCCGGGTTGACCTGAACAGCATTTCTAAAGTCAAGACCGACTCCAACCTGCAGCTGCCGCAGGCCGGCTGGGAAGCGGTTAAAATGCTGCCGGACCGCTGGGATATGACATGGCCGGATTATTCAGGCGGCGCATGGTACAAGCTGGAATGGACATGGCAGTGCAAAAACGATGCGCGCCTGGCTGAGCCAATCGTATTTTCACTGGACTATATCAACTCTGCCGGCGCCGTTTTTTTAAATGGCGATATGCTGTGGAGTGACCGGCATCTGCAGGAGCCGCTGTCTAAAAGCTGGAATATGCCAAGGTTGTGGGTCATGCCCATTTCCGGGCTGGAAAACGGCAGCAATGAAATCCTGATTTATGTTTACGGCTATGCAGTGCAGAGCGCGGGCATCGGCAAAATCAGCTTTAATAACGTGATGCAAGCCAATGCGGCGCAGCAGCAGAAAATCTGGAATACCCGCACCTTATTTCAAATCAACATCATTCTTTCAGGTGTTTTAGGTATTATCTGCTTGGTGATCTGGCTGTTCCGCCGCTCGGAAAGCAGTTTTGGCTGGTTTGCCCTCAGTTCGCTGCTGTGGATTTTCTTTACTTCCCATGTGCTGGCGGCAGAAACCGCGCCATTTCCAAACTCACTGGCGGCATCCCGGGCCAACTTATGCTTTTTTATCCTGTATATTCTGTGTTTCTGCACTTACCTGCTGCGCTTTATTTCGGTGCGCAAACCCAAGCTGGAACGCGCCATGCTGCTGCTGACGGCCGTCTGCATTCTGAGCATATGGAGCGTTTCTCTGGGCATGATGAGGCCGCTGTTCGGCACGGTTTTCCTCTTTTACTGCGGCGTTTTTCTGCTGGTGTATCTGTATTTGTGCTGGGTGTCTGTTAAGGCGAAGCGTTCGGACTATATTTTCCTGGCAGTCTGCATGACTGCAATTGTATTTTTCGCGGTTTTTGATGTGTATAGAACTTATACAGGCGAAAGCCATGAAATCGGGCCTTTATCGCCTTATACATCACCGCTGATTACCCTGTTTATTGTGGTGATTTTGGGCGCGCGGCTGAACAAGAGCATTAAGCAGATTGAGCAGTTTAATGATGAGCTGTCGACCAAGGTGCAGCAGGTGAGTCTGGATTTAAGTTCCAGCCTAAATGACAAGCACCGCCTGGCGCTGTTCAATGCGCGCCTGCAGGAGCGCATTAAGCTGTCGCATGATCTGCATGACGGCTTGGGCGCGTCCATTGTGCGCTCGATGATTTTAGTGGATCAGTGTGAGAAGAACATTCCAAATCAGCAGTTTCTGTCGATGCTGAAGCTGCTGCGCGATGACCTGCGCCAGATTATTGACAGCGGTTCGGCCTTGGATGATAAAATTCCTGCATCGCCGATTCTTTGGGCCGCGCCGGTGCGCCACCGTTTCAGCCAGCTGATGGATGAGCTGGATATTCATGCTGCATGGCGCTTTGCGCCGCAGTGGGAGGCGGAACCGTCTGCGTTGCAGTGCCTGAATCTGATCCGGGTGCTGGAAGAAAGCCTGACCAATGTGCTGAAGCACAGCCAGGCCACGCATGTGCAGGTCAGGATGGATTTTACCGGCCCGCATCAGCTGGAGCTGGTGATTCAGGACAACGGCGTCGGCTTTGATGCGGACTGCGTCAAGCAGAATGGCATGAGCATTGGCATGCGCAGCATGAAAACCCGGGTAGAGCGCATGGGCGGCCAGCTGAATATCAGCTCAGCTAAGGGTGAAACCGTGATTCAGGCCATCATCAATTTAAAACCGTCATGA
- a CDS encoding cupin domain-containing protein produces MSQSIDILGGISAEQFLAEYWQKKPLLVRNALPEIAGLLEPDDVMELALEEHISARLIKQKDKDPDQWTVKSSPLIKGDFQKMPKLWTLLVQAVDHYSFDLAELWKKFSFIPQWRRDDIMVSYAPKGGSVGKHFDFYDVFLVQGYGRRRWQLGQMCDAETEFVAGQPLRLLPDMDVNFDEVLAPGDLLYVPPGLSHYGVAEDECLTFSFGFRMPNITEMMDRVSDKFSDDQLLKNPLADIIRDQQSPIGQISQNELEYLKAKLFEQLQNSTMLEDAIMSLMSEPKYPENIPEAEEIGAGDLEEALEQGYQLMLEPASRLLYTDQDDALLFWANGEGICISEQFAPHLKQLADGQPIALDEALFDQEILEDIAQLLNDSVLMLLPAEADE; encoded by the coding sequence ATGTCCCAATCCATAGATATTTTAGGCGGCATTTCCGCCGAGCAGTTTCTGGCCGAATACTGGCAGAAAAAACCCTTGCTGGTGCGCAATGCCTTGCCGGAAATTGCCGGCCTGCTTGAACCGGATGATGTGATGGAGCTAGCGCTGGAAGAGCACATCAGCGCGCGCCTGATCAAGCAGAAAGACAAAGACCCGGATCAGTGGACAGTAAAGTCTTCTCCGCTGATTAAGGGCGATTTTCAGAAAATGCCGAAGCTTTGGACGCTGCTGGTGCAGGCAGTCGATCATTATTCCTTTGACCTTGCGGAACTCTGGAAGAAATTTTCCTTCATTCCACAATGGCGCCGCGATGACATTATGGTGTCCTATGCGCCTAAAGGCGGTTCAGTCGGCAAGCATTTTGACTTCTATGATGTGTTTTTGGTGCAGGGCTATGGCCGCCGCCGCTGGCAGCTGGGGCAGATGTGCGATGCGGAAACCGAATTCGTTGCCGGGCAGCCGCTGCGCCTGCTGCCGGACATGGACGTGAATTTTGATGAAGTGCTGGCGCCGGGCGACTTGCTGTATGTGCCGCCGGGCCTGTCGCATTACGGCGTTGCGGAAGATGAGTGCCTGACTTTTTCTTTCGGTTTCCGCATGCCAAATATTACGGAAATGATGGACCGCGTCAGCGACAAATTTTCGGATGATCAGCTGCTGAAAAACCCGCTGGCGGACATCATCCGTGATCAGCAAAGCCCGATTGGGCAAATCAGCCAGAATGAGCTGGAATATCTGAAAGCAAAACTGTTTGAACAATTGCAGAATTCGACGATGCTGGAAGACGCCATTATGAGCCTGATGTCTGAGCCGAAATATCCGGAAAATATTCCAGAAGCAGAAGAAATTGGCGCCGGCGATCTGGAAGAAGCGCTGGAGCAGGGCTATCAGCTGATGCTGGAGCCTGCATCGCGCCTGCTGTATACCGATCAGGACGATGCGCTGCTGTTTTGGGCCAACGGCGAAGGCATCTGCATTTCCGAGCAGTTTGCGCCGCATCTGAAGCAGCTGGCGGATGGCCAGCCGATTGCTTTGGATGAAGCGCTGTTTGATCAGGAGATTCTGGAAGATATTGCGCAGCTGCTGAATGACTCCGTGCTGATGCTGCTTCCAGCTGAAGCGGATGAATAA
- the rraA gene encoding ribonuclease E activity regulator RraA, with amino-acid sequence MSTVPFVTCDLLDDNPEKDLQVVTPSLDGKFFKSYGARKSFGGQAVTVKCFEDNSRVKELLASEGAGKVLVVDGGASMRCALMGDLIAESAVKNSWNGVIIYGCVRDVDAIAELDLGVHALAAIPQKSNRKGAGETDIQLNFGGVSINSGDYVYADNNGIVIAKEPLAAL; translated from the coding sequence GTGTCTACCGTGCCTTTTGTAACTTGTGATTTGCTGGATGATAACCCGGAAAAAGACCTGCAGGTGGTGACGCCGTCACTGGATGGAAAATTCTTTAAAAGCTATGGCGCCCGCAAAAGCTTTGGCGGGCAGGCCGTTACCGTAAAATGCTTTGAGGATAACTCCCGCGTGAAGGAGCTGCTGGCATCTGAAGGCGCAGGCAAAGTGCTGGTGGTTGATGGCGGCGCGTCTATGCGCTGCGCGTTGATGGGCGACTTAATTGCTGAATCTGCCGTAAAAAACAGCTGGAATGGCGTGATTATTTACGGCTGCGTGCGCGATGTCGACGCCATTGCCGAATTGGATTTAGGCGTGCATGCCTTGGCGGCTATTCCGCAGAAGAGCAACCGCAAGGGCGCTGGGGAAACCGATATTCAGCTGAATTTTGGCGGGGTCAGCATCAACTCAGGCGATTATGTGTATGCAGACAATAATGGCATTGTCATTGCAAAAGAGCCGCTGGCTGCGCTTTAA
- the mnmG gene encoding tRNA uridine-5-carboxymethylaminomethyl(34) synthesis enzyme MnmG, giving the protein MHYPKVYDVIVIGGGHAGTEAALAAARMGRQTLLLTHNIETLGQMSCNPAIGGIGKSHLVREIDALGGAMALAADKGGIQFRILNSRKGAAVRATRAQADRVRYKAAIRDTLENQANLDIFQQAADDLIVEGDTVKGVVTQMGIRFDAKTVVLTTGTFLGGVIHVGLEKSSGGRAGDPPSISLAARLRELNLPVGRLKTGTPPRIDARSVDFSVMTPQPGDFPSPTMSFMGDASMHPEQVNCYITHTNERTHDIIRGGLDRSPMYTGVIEGVGPRYCPSIEDKIHKFADKDSHQVFLEPEGLDTHELYPNGISTSLPFDVQFELVRSIRGMENAHILRPGYAIEYDYFNPQALKFSLETKAINNLYFAGQINGTTGYEEAGAQGLLAGLNAARRAWDQEQWTPKRDEAYMGVLVDDLITLGTKEPYRMFTSRAEYRLMLREDNADQRLTAIGREMGLVDDERWTAYCEKMEAVETEKARLQHLWAAPNNPMGKKFVEMTGADLSKECSAIDLLKRPNINFAQIAELTDSEVSAFVGEQIEIAVKYEGYINRQQEDVAQMKRLEETRIPADFAYDAVSGLSREITLKLKEVRPETLAQASRIPGVTPAAVQLVMITIRKNAQAKKSA; this is encoded by the coding sequence ATGCATTATCCTAAAGTTTACGATGTCATTGTTATCGGCGGCGGTCACGCGGGTACTGAAGCGGCGCTGGCTGCGGCGCGCATGGGCCGACAGACGCTGCTTTTAACTCACAACATTGAGACTTTAGGGCAGATGAGCTGCAACCCGGCCATCGGCGGCATCGGCAAATCGCACCTTGTGCGTGAAATTGACGCGCTGGGCGGCGCAATGGCGCTGGCTGCCGATAAAGGCGGCATTCAGTTCCGCATTCTGAACTCGCGCAAAGGCGCGGCGGTGCGCGCAACCCGCGCGCAGGCTGACCGCGTGCGCTATAAAGCCGCCATCCGCGACACTTTGGAAAATCAGGCCAACTTGGATATTTTCCAGCAGGCGGCTGATGACCTGATTGTGGAAGGCGATACCGTTAAAGGCGTCGTGACGCAAATGGGCATCCGCTTTGATGCGAAAACGGTGGTATTGACGACAGGCACATTCCTGGGCGGCGTGATTCACGTCGGCTTGGAAAAATCCAGTGGCGGCCGCGCGGGCGATCCGCCTTCAATTTCATTGGCTGCCCGCCTGCGCGAATTAAATTTGCCGGTCGGCCGCCTGAAAACCGGCACGCCGCCGCGGATTGATGCGCGTTCAGTAGATTTTTCCGTGATGACTCCTCAGCCGGGCGATTTCCCGTCGCCGACCATGTCCTTCATGGGCGATGCTTCGATGCATCCGGAGCAGGTGAACTGCTACATTACGCATACCAATGAGCGCACGCATGACATCATCCGCGGCGGCTTAGACCGTTCGCCGATGTATACAGGCGTCATTGAAGGCGTGGGCCCGCGCTACTGCCCGTCGATTGAAGACAAAATCCATAAATTTGCCGATAAAGATTCGCATCAGGTGTTCCTGGAGCCTGAAGGCTTGGATACGCATGAACTGTATCCAAACGGCATTTCAACTTCACTGCCGTTTGATGTGCAGTTTGAGCTGGTGCGTTCAATCCGAGGCATGGAAAATGCGCACATCCTGCGTCCGGGCTATGCGATTGAATATGACTACTTCAACCCGCAGGCGCTGAAATTCTCTTTAGAAACCAAAGCCATCAATAACCTGTACTTTGCAGGCCAAATTAACGGCACGACCGGCTATGAAGAAGCGGGCGCGCAAGGCCTGCTTGCCGGCCTGAATGCTGCGCGCCGCGCATGGGATCAGGAGCAGTGGACGCCGAAGCGCGATGAAGCCTACATGGGTGTTCTGGTGGATGACCTGATCACCTTGGGCACCAAAGAACCGTACCGCATGTTTACTTCACGCGCGGAATACCGCCTGATGCTGCGTGAAGACAATGCAGATCAGCGCTTAACTGCCATTGGCCGTGAAATGGGGCTGGTGGATGATGAGCGCTGGACAGCGTACTGTGAAAAAATGGAAGCGGTAGAAACTGAAAAAGCCCGCCTGCAGCATCTTTGGGCTGCGCCAAATAACCCGATGGGTAAAAAGTTTGTGGAAATGACCGGCGCTGACCTGTCTAAAGAATGTTCGGCAATTGATCTGCTGAAGCGTCCAAACATCAACTTTGCGCAAATTGCTGAGCTGACTGATTCAGAAGTGTCTGCATTTGTCGGCGAGCAGATTGAAATTGCAGTGAAATACGAAGGCTACATCAACCGCCAGCAGGAAGATGTGGCGCAGATGAAGCGTTTGGAAGAAACCCGCATTCCTGCAGATTTTGCTTATGATGCAGTTTCAGGTTTGTCGCGTGAGATTACGCTGAAATTGAAAGAAGTTCGCCCTGAAACATTGGCGCAGGCCAGCCGTATTCCGGGTGTAACGCCGGCAGCGGTTCAGCTGGTGATGATTACCATCCGCAAGAATGCGCAGGCGAAGAAATCCGCCTAA
- a CDS encoding phosphatidate cytidylyltransferase — MNLTNLQMTYLLFGIFAAILVIASSIGHILKRKAGLKPAPVIDNLNARINAWWVMLLVLGTAILIGKITFIILFGLISLFALREFISLLPTRRGDYFPLLIAFYFVIPYQYYLVYIDWYGLYSIFIPLYVFLLIPIATLKQEDTTFFLERSAKIQWGLMVCVFCISHVPALINLKLPGFQGDKIWLALWLIMVVQTSDVLQYVCGKLFGKHKVAPVLSPSKTIEGLIGGIALATALGVAMSWLTPFSYWQAALIGFIVCIFGFFGGLVMSAIKRDRGVKDWGQLIHGHGGMLDRIDSICFSAPIFFHILRYWWS; from the coding sequence ATGAATTTAACCAATCTGCAGATGACCTATCTGCTGTTCGGCATTTTTGCAGCTATTTTAGTGATTGCCTCAAGCATTGGGCATATTTTAAAGCGCAAAGCCGGGCTGAAGCCTGCGCCGGTCATTGACAATTTAAACGCGCGCATCAATGCATGGTGGGTCATGCTGCTGGTTTTAGGCACAGCCATTCTGATCGGCAAAATCACATTCATCATCCTGTTCGGCCTGATTTCCCTGTTTGCCTTGCGCGAATTTATCAGCCTGCTGCCGACACGGCGCGGCGACTATTTTCCGCTGCTGATCGCGTTCTATTTTGTGATTCCCTATCAGTATTATCTGGTCTACATCGACTGGTATGGCCTGTATTCTATCTTCATCCCGCTGTACGTGTTTTTACTGATCCCAATTGCCACGCTCAAGCAGGAAGACACCACCTTTTTTTTAGAGCGCAGCGCTAAAATTCAATGGGGGCTGATGGTTTGCGTATTCTGCATTTCCCATGTCCCGGCACTGATCAATTTGAAGCTTCCGGGCTTTCAGGGCGATAAAATCTGGCTGGCGCTCTGGCTGATTATGGTGGTGCAGACCTCTGATGTGCTGCAGTATGTCTGCGGAAAATTATTCGGCAAGCATAAGGTCGCGCCGGTTCTGTCGCCGTCAAAAACCATTGAAGGCTTAATTGGCGGGATTGCCCTTGCCACAGCCTTAGGCGTGGCAATGTCTTGGCTGACGCCGTTCAGCTACTGGCAGGCTGCGCTGATCGGCTTTATTGTTTGCATCTTCGGCTTTTTTGGCGGGCTGGTGATGTCCGCCATTAAGCGCGACCGCGGCGTAAAGGACTGGGGGCAGCTGATTCACGGGCACGGCGGCATGCTGGACCGGATTGATTCCATCTGCTTCTCTGCGCCTATTTTCTTTCATATTCTGCGCTACTGGTGGTCATAG